DNA from Polaribacter sp. NJDZ03:
ACCGCAGCCTTGTTATCTATAACAGGGTTTGAGTTTGCGTTTACTGCGACAGCTGTAAAGCCACTTTTTGCAGCAACGTTTAAGCCGTTTTTAATATTTTCTCGTTCTTCAAAGCCAGGTTCTCCAAAAGAAACACTCGTATCAAACCAACCACAAGAAACATGTAAATTATCTAGTGTTATAACTTGATAATTATTGTTTTCTATCAAATCTTCGATTTTGTCGATAATTCCGTTGGTAATTAAAATGTCTTTTTGTTGATGATGATATGGGCTTGAAGTGTCTATAATCGTAGCCGATTTTAAAAGCGTGGTCATGGTTTATAGAATTTTAAAATCAAAATTTCTAAAAGCAAAGATACAATTGCCAACGATAAAAACCATTTCCAAAGCCAATGAACTTTATTTTTTTTATTGATTTCTTTAAAAACGTCTGCAACCGAATTAGAAACTGTAATATTTTTATTGTTTTTTTTGAGTTCATTCAAATCTAGAAAGTTTAGCGAACTTTCTTCTTTGGCATAATTGTATGCAATATGTTGAATTGTATCTGTGTTTTTTAAGATGCTATACAAGCCAGATTTTAAGGGTTGTTCTTTTGTGGTGATGCTTACTTTATTTTGAAATTTCTGTTGCAACGGAATAAAAGAATTTTCAGAATTTGCAATTTTCAATACCTTGTCTTTTTCAATATTTGTTTCAATATCAATGGTGTTTTCTGATGCAATTCTGTAGAATAATTTAGGGTGTTTAAAACTCATTTTTCCGAAGTTGAAAAACACAGGAACTATTAAAGGAGAATTAATAAAATTACTGTTTTTTAGATCTAGAGAACTCGATATCCAGAAGGTCTTATTTTCTCCATTTTTAATTTGTGAAATGAAGGGGGTACCATTTTCAAAAGCAACAATTGTACTTGTGTTATTTGAAATGAAAGGATAATAATGTTGCACTATTGGATATTGAAAATTAGTTACTTTTTTAGAAAATACATTTTGAAAAAGTGGGTGCTTGTAATTGATATTTGTAATTTTTAAACTGTCTGTTTTTTTAGGTTGAATTTGGCCTATATTTAAGTTTTTAAATAAAGAATTGTATGAGTTTATGTTCAGGTTTTTATGTGGAATAATTACAAGACTTCCTCCGTTTTTAGAAAATTCAATTATTTTATTTGATAAAATTTCAGTTATATTTTCTACCTCGTTTAGTACAATTAATTGCTGTTTTAAAATGGAATTATAGTTGGTGTTTTGAGCCGTAGATTGTGTGAAGTTAAATTCGTTTTTAGTGTAAATTTTCGGAAGAAATTGAGTCTTTTTTCCTATCGATAAAACATTGATTTTTTGATCGTTTTTTAAGGTGAAATAAAACACGTTATCAAAGGCGAAAGTATCGCTAAAATTAATGACTATTTTACCATTGAATTCTGCCTGATTTTGAACTTTAAATTGAATGGTTTCTATGGTGTCTTTTTTAAAAGAGGAGGAGAGCTTGCTAATTAGTTTATTGTTATTGTAAACAGCAATAGGAATATTGTTTTTTGCTGCTCCTTGGTTTTTTATAAGAACATTAAGTGTAGCATTATTAGCATCAGAATTATTGATAAAAATACTGTCTATAGAAATGTTGGTTTTTATTGAAGATTCTAGTTTTATTGTAGAAAAAGAGGGTGTTACATTTGTAAACTCGTTTTTATAAGTATTCTGAAAATCAGATATTAATAGTATCTTATTTAGAGTGTTTGTTTTATCCTGTGTGTTGGAGTCGAATTTTAATAAAACGGTGGTTAAATCT
Protein-coding regions in this window:
- a CDS encoding BatA domain-containing protein; translation: MQFKNPEILYFLTLLIIPIIVHLFQLQRFVKVPFTNVAFLQKLAQQTRKNSRIKKWLILGTRMLLFTAIIFAFSQPYFSNKTANQKQHNFIYLDNSLSTNTKGERGNLLQIVAQEIIKNTSEKDVYSLQTNSNFYDRITKETLKNVLLQVKETSKKLDLTTVLLKFDSNTQDKTNTLNKILLISDFQNTYKNEFTNVTPSFSTIKLESSIKTNISIDSIFINNSDANNATLNVLIKNQGAAKNNIPIAVYNNNKLISKLSSSFKKDTIETIQFKVQNQAEFNGKIVINFSDTFAFDNVFYFTLKNDQKINVLSIGKKTQFLPKIYTKNEFNFTQSTAQNTNYNSILKQQLIVLNEVENITEILSNKIIEFSKNGGSLVIIPHKNLNINSYNSLFKNLNIGQIQPKKTDSLKITNINYKHPLFQNVFSKKVTNFQYPIVQHYYPFISNNTSTIVAFENGTPFISQIKNGENKTFWISSSLDLKNSNFINSPLIVPVFFNFGKMSFKHPKLFYRIASENTIDIETNIEKDKVLKIANSENSFIPLQQKFQNKVSITTKEQPLKSGLYSILKNTDTIQHIAYNYAKEESSLNFLDLNELKKNNKNITVSNSVADVFKEINKKNKVHWLWKWFLSLAIVSLLLEILILKFYKP